The Mycolicibacterium parafortuitum nucleotide sequence GGCGACGATGTCGACGACGTCGCCGGGCCGGACCAGATCCGTCAGCGCGGCATCGGCCAGCGGGATCGGGACGATCCGCGCATCGGGACCAGCCGTGGATTCGGCCAGCCGCGGACCGAGCAGTCGCACGTCGGTGAGCACCTCGCCCCGACGAGTCGGGCCGGCGAGTGTGGCGCCGACGACGGTGCCCACGTCGGATTGTGCGCCATCGGGAATCGCCGGGGCCGTGCGTGATTCCACCCGAACGTCGTCGGCGGTGAGTTCGACACCGGGGGACAGGTCGCGCACCGCGACGACGACTTCGGCGCGATCGGCGTCCGGATCGCCGCGCCATGCGGCCACCGCGGCCAGGATCACCAGGAAACCGGCGAGGATGCGACGTGCTGCGGGAGTCCGGGACCAGTCTGGACGCAGCATCCGCCCCAGCCGATCGATCGCGGTCGGGTCCAGCGAATCCCCCATGGG carries:
- a CDS encoding SAF domain-containing protein, which produces MGDSLDPTAIDRLGRMLRPDWSRTPAARRILAGFLVILAAVAAWRGDPDADRAEVVVAVRDLSPGVELTADDVRVESRTAPAIPDGAQSDVGTVVGATLAGPTRRGEVLTDVRLLGPRLAESTAGPDARIVPIPLADAALTDLVRPGDVVDIVAAPADETAEARLVATDAVVVLVSAKESGVGARGAGRVVLVALPTAAAKAVAGAALVQAITLTLH